Proteins from a genomic interval of Rubinisphaera italica:
- a CDS encoding type VI secretion system tube protein Hcp, whose product MPSIVGWVAFQFHMGSNSDNVMGGTGSEVTGFTPEGVPISTPVTLDAAKLGWYATGRTFSEKSVKYTPEGKAQQTIPTTSWGQVREIQYGVVRDYGGVNSSGGPQQSGRADHRLITMQRNIDQVTPNLFKHCCNGFQIRRLAFLDSTETLGNIIVVAENCQVVSLSTSETRFFKDTRRYNLQIHGQSPNMSLAGSGADESTFMGPVRVESLSILYTKISIKVAGSAWQGWDTGTEQAWNDPGYVVT is encoded by the coding sequence ATGCCGTCAATTGTTGGTTGGGTCGCTTTTCAATTTCATATGGGAAGTAATAGCGATAATGTCATGGGGGGAACTGGAAGTGAGGTGACCGGCTTTACTCCAGAGGGCGTCCCAATCTCCACACCGGTGACTCTCGATGCCGCCAAATTGGGATGGTACGCCACAGGACGAACCTTCAGCGAAAAATCCGTGAAATACACTCCGGAAGGCAAGGCACAACAGACGATCCCTACAACTTCCTGGGGGCAGGTGCGTGAAATCCAATATGGCGTTGTCCGTGACTATGGTGGAGTCAACAGTAGTGGAGGTCCGCAACAGTCCGGGCGTGCCGATCATCGTTTAATTACTATGCAACGGAATATCGATCAGGTCACGCCGAATTTATTTAAACATTGCTGCAATGGATTCCAGATCCGCAGACTCGCCTTTCTCGATTCGACGGAAACTCTCGGCAATATTATTGTGGTGGCCGAAAATTGTCAGGTCGTCAGTTTGTCCACCTCGGAAACGCGATTCTTCAAGGACACACGGCGTTATAACCTGCAAATCCATGGCCAGTCTCCGAATATGAGTTTGGCGGGATCGGGAGCCGATGAATCGACTTTTATGGGGCCGGTTCGCGTTGAAAGCCTTTCCATTCTCTATACGAAAATCAGTATTAAAGTCGCAGGATCTGCCTGGCAGGGTTGGGACACGGGTACAGAACAGGCTTGGAATGATCCGGGTTATGTTGTGACTTAA
- a CDS encoding type VI secretion system tube protein Hcp, with protein sequence MNTQIYLLLKKTGDFNPATLNLKDVKNLILGDALDMPFVKWIRVTGLANSIGFSSGTIRSINATGDMVEKSYGSSAGSYSDALNASYVDQTANEVEDDFIRHHGVRRGQATSKFNSYAGKNRFGAQGRLQPKVQGQQFSQESVWRDDDWVDSPVQAPAGGANFTGGVAGNTSFTRFQNSKLKISLPDHDSLTFTKNCDNATPQLAFAASAQEPVKHALFAFRRKIGNGVQGIRVPFMIIWLRECLIEGWELNGDVETVKIKYKTIKWCSYDQVSDWNMPTGMSNRDWDTQDQSGGEDIKTYVIMAAIAAATAALGLGLSMGLSPLSSNYTAGDRTKTLKLIE encoded by the coding sequence ATGAATACTCAGATCTATCTGCTATTGAAAAAAACGGGAGATTTCAATCCGGCTACACTCAATTTAAAAGATGTGAAAAACCTCATTCTGGGTGATGCCCTGGATATGCCATTCGTGAAATGGATTCGTGTCACCGGTCTGGCGAATTCAATTGGCTTCAGTTCGGGAACGATTCGATCAATCAATGCTACTGGCGACATGGTCGAGAAAAGTTATGGTTCTTCGGCTGGGTCCTACAGTGATGCATTGAATGCTTCCTATGTCGATCAAACTGCAAATGAAGTGGAAGATGACTTTATACGGCATCACGGGGTTCGTAGGGGGCAGGCTACAAGTAAGTTCAATTCCTACGCAGGGAAAAATCGTTTTGGAGCCCAGGGACGTTTACAGCCCAAAGTGCAAGGGCAGCAATTTTCACAAGAGTCCGTATGGAGAGATGATGATTGGGTGGATTCGCCTGTTCAAGCACCTGCAGGGGGAGCAAATTTTACTGGAGGCGTAGCTGGCAATACCTCTTTTACCCGCTTTCAAAACTCCAAACTAAAAATTTCATTACCCGATCACGACAGCCTGACATTCACCAAAAACTGCGACAATGCAACACCACAGCTAGCATTTGCCGCTTCTGCCCAGGAACCGGTTAAACACGCTCTGTTTGCGTTTCGGCGAAAAATCGGCAACGGGGTCCAGGGAATTCGAGTTCCTTTTATGATCATCTGGCTCCGGGAATGTTTGATTGAAGGTTGGGAACTTAATGGAGATGTCGAAACCGTCAAAATTAAATACAAAACCATCAAGTGGTGTTCCTACGATCAAGTTTCCGACTGGAACATGCCCACAGGAATGAGTAATCGTGATTGGGATACTCAGGATCAATCAGGTGGTGAAGACATTAAAACATATGTCATAATGGCTGCCATTGCAGCAGCGACGGCTGCGTTGGGTTTAGGATTGTCGATGGGTCTGTCTCCTCTCAGTTCGAATTACACCGCAGGAGACCGGACCAAAACCCTCAAGCTGATCGAGTAA
- a CDS encoding Hcp family type VI secretion system effector, with protein MAGMMFMKLTGIDGEEPIGSSPAQKMIAIASYSHQVTTPIAQLRPNSGEDMRNRRGPCDHGLFVVQKGFDKTSSKLFSASCNGVIFDNAVIYVCSQDRNSLTNSSKIAPFFTITMTEAIIANFSYESSGTWPMEVLSLHYTSISWKVDWIDPDEENDTASKSKLEPVGWDGELDKESPTDVPSALSWKSSLL; from the coding sequence ATGGCTGGCATGATGTTTATGAAATTGACGGGTATCGATGGAGAAGAACCGATCGGCTCCTCACCTGCCCAGAAGATGATTGCGATCGCCAGCTATTCTCATCAGGTCACAACACCGATTGCTCAGCTTCGACCAAATTCTGGTGAAGATATGCGAAATCGCCGCGGACCATGTGATCATGGTCTATTTGTCGTGCAAAAAGGTTTCGATAAGACCAGCTCAAAACTTTTTTCCGCATCTTGTAATGGAGTCATTTTTGATAACGCTGTAATTTATGTTTGCAGTCAGGATCGAAACAGTCTGACGAACTCCAGTAAAATTGCTCCCTTTTTCACGATTACCATGACTGAAGCAATCATTGCTAACTTCAGTTATGAGTCTTCCGGGACCTGGCCCATGGAAGTTCTTTCCCTGCATTACACTTCAATCAGTTGGAAAGTTGACTGGATTGATCCCGATGAAGAAAATGACACGGCTTCCAAATCCAAACTCGAACCCGTTGGCTGGGATGGAGAACTCGATAAAGAATCGCCGACCGATGTTCCTTCGGCACTGAGCTGGAAATCGAGTCTGCTTTAG
- a CDS encoding type VI secretion system tube protein Hcp, producing the protein MATSNVYLILSEKLFDETTDGKYGTTAINRPGAIEVLNFGFSINQVGSEDPGRPRSVEKIDRTDVKITKAVDSRSPLLFKYCCQGSFIGAAEIQCFGPDPSTPYLVYRMQFVHISSYTPSGGGDVPTEEIGLRFGEMGVRWNDAGIGSERQGNSKTGTLHSNWSWVMEWPVTLGDPIQRIKGMDGEEHPTVG; encoded by the coding sequence ATGGCCACGAGTAATGTGTATCTCATCCTGAGTGAGAAACTTTTTGATGAGACGACCGATGGCAAGTACGGAACGACTGCCATCAATCGGCCGGGGGCAATCGAAGTTCTGAACTTTGGATTTTCGATCAATCAAGTCGGTAGCGAAGATCCCGGTCGCCCTCGCAGTGTGGAAAAAATCGATCGAACCGATGTGAAAATCACAAAAGCGGTCGATTCCCGTTCGCCGTTGTTGTTCAAATACTGCTGTCAGGGAAGTTTCATCGGAGCAGCCGAGATTCAATGCTTCGGCCCCGATCCTTCAACACCCTATCTGGTCTACCGTATGCAGTTTGTGCATATCAGCAGTTACACACCCTCCGGTGGAGGGGATGTCCCGACCGAAGAGATCGGCTTACGTTTCGGAGAAATGGGAGTCCGCTGGAACGATGCCGGGATCGGCTCGGAGCGTCAGGGGAATTCCAAAACCGGCACGCTGCACAGCAACTGGAGTTGGGTCATGGAGTGGCCGGTCACGCTGGGCGATCCTATTCAACGAATCAAAGGGATGGATGGCGAAGAACATCCCACCGTTGGTTAA
- a CDS encoding Hcp family type VI secretion system effector: protein MLLDSYLKLTEPTLDGESTDTLHEKEISIVSFEQIINRANMLSQNDAGTENKSRSEHSPFRIIKLLDKTSPKLLEAACKGTLYKKAVLSLCQPNASSGTTSSSWKKAVYFEVTLENVHITRVHLMGDPTNVPCGIMNSEILQMGPLEQIDLSYRKIKWLYKGGTGTINISGSWNLGTNSNA from the coding sequence GTGCTACTCGATTCCTATCTCAAACTGACAGAGCCCACACTGGATGGGGAAAGTACCGATACGCTGCACGAGAAAGAGATTAGTATTGTCTCTTTCGAACAGATCATCAATCGGGCCAACATGCTTTCTCAGAATGATGCAGGCACGGAAAATAAATCCCGTTCCGAACATTCGCCTTTTCGAATCATCAAACTGCTCGATAAAACGTCCCCCAAACTACTGGAAGCTGCCTGTAAGGGAACGCTTTATAAGAAAGCGGTGCTCTCACTCTGCCAGCCGAATGCCTCTTCGGGAACGACCAGTTCCTCCTGGAAAAAAGCCGTTTACTTTGAAGTGACCCTGGAAAATGTGCATATCACACGCGTGCATTTAATGGGCGATCCGACAAATGTGCCCTGCGGAATCATGAATTCCGAAATTCTGCAGATGGGGCCACTCGAACAGATTGACCTCTCCTACCGAAAAATCAAGTGGCTCTATAAAGGTGGTACGGGCACAATCAATATCAGTGGTAGCTGGAATCTGGGAACAAACTCGAACGCATAG
- a CDS encoding DUF11 domain-containing protein, whose translation MLKLNMPSWRTALPVRIGLGVLLCANYSCSNSKEMVSHDPFAHDNPSAQLAAQENTLGNHKTLETAGIPFEKQQVAQSQVPPQVVASLPVQQTAPQATETDGKVHLKSEWPAISEQTVGYKAPEMSKYQDMPTAALPPGGYERPIGESEQWYQTAKKTPAQTTEKTEIIQTAYADQTKEPVYQSPFEPDADFTPAEPRERIETNRGGQYEENSGHATMACPPFPGQQACSPQACEACDPAFYPDEYICDGGDRKVPVHYSPGTREGLDTQDTIAEYQDDTGEHHMKPTNEVCVYAPRFGAVKSTTGSSENLGIDKALGAYESVNGLAVNTRIKPNMEQQKEQINAAVVRSRASGLETEEVTLGVNQATTTADHTKLENTNTDYGFSGQVAMDRWQTPVGFDGRQAAASWSREQSPVAVATDVGGTEVYSWFRPEELVGLEDKKRIGDLYVDKSADKRDAVTGDIITFTIRFRNTGERPLYNVQLIDNLTPRLEFIEGTATSDRNGRLVVEDNQEGSLILKWELSEEIEGNSGGTVTFQARVR comes from the coding sequence ATGTTGAAATTAAATATGCCTTCCTGGCGAACTGCACTTCCTGTTCGAATCGGACTAGGTGTCCTTTTATGTGCGAATTATTCGTGCAGCAACTCGAAAGAGATGGTCAGCCACGATCCCTTTGCCCACGATAATCCCTCGGCTCAATTAGCCGCTCAGGAAAATACACTGGGAAATCATAAGACACTCGAAACCGCGGGCATTCCCTTCGAGAAACAACAGGTGGCTCAATCGCAGGTTCCACCACAAGTGGTCGCCTCTTTGCCTGTGCAGCAGACTGCCCCTCAGGCTACCGAAACGGATGGCAAGGTTCACCTGAAAAGTGAATGGCCAGCCATTTCTGAGCAGACTGTCGGTTACAAAGCTCCCGAGATGTCAAAATATCAGGACATGCCAACAGCAGCACTTCCACCAGGAGGCTACGAACGCCCTATCGGCGAATCCGAGCAGTGGTATCAAACCGCCAAAAAGACTCCAGCTCAAACCACTGAGAAAACCGAGATCATCCAAACCGCTTACGCAGACCAGACCAAAGAACCGGTTTACCAGTCTCCCTTCGAACCCGATGCCGACTTCACACCCGCCGAACCGCGAGAACGAATCGAAACAAACCGAGGCGGACAATACGAAGAGAATTCCGGTCACGCCACCATGGCCTGCCCACCCTTCCCCGGTCAGCAAGCCTGCAGTCCACAAGCCTGTGAAGCCTGCGATCCCGCATTCTATCCCGACGAATACATCTGCGACGGCGGTGACCGCAAAGTTCCCGTCCACTACAGTCCCGGCACACGCGAAGGACTCGACACTCAAGATACAATTGCTGAATATCAGGATGACACCGGCGAGCATCACATGAAGCCGACCAATGAAGTTTGTGTCTATGCTCCTCGATTTGGAGCCGTGAAATCGACGACGGGAAGTTCGGAAAATCTGGGCATCGATAAAGCACTCGGAGCCTATGAAAGCGTGAACGGTCTGGCGGTCAACACCCGCATCAAGCCGAATATGGAACAACAAAAAGAACAGATCAACGCAGCCGTCGTGCGAAGTCGCGCCAGTGGACTCGAAACCGAAGAAGTCACTTTGGGCGTGAATCAGGCGACCACTACTGCCGATCACACCAAGCTCGAAAACACAAACACCGATTACGGTTTCAGCGGACAGGTCGCCATGGATCGCTGGCAAACTCCAGTCGGTTTCGACGGACGCCAGGCAGCCGCCAGTTGGTCTCGTGAACAAAGCCCCGTTGCCGTGGCGACTGATGTTGGCGGGACCGAAGTTTACAGCTGGTTCCGTCCCGAAGAACTGGTCGGACTCGAAGACAAAAAACGGATCGGCGATCTGTATGTCGACAAATCAGCCGACAAACGCGATGCCGTCACCGGCGATATCATCACCTTCACAATTCGTTTCCGCAACACGGGCGAACGACCTCTGTACAATGTGCAGTTGATCGACAACCTCACCCCGCGACTCGAATTCATCGAAGGCACTGCTACCTCCGACCGCAACGGCCGACTGGTCGTCGAAGACAATCAGGAAGGCAGCCTGATCCTCAAATGGGAACTCTCCGAAGAAATCGAGGGCAACTCCGGCGGCACCGTCACCTTCCAGGCACGCGTTCGATAA
- a CDS encoding REP-associated tyrosine transposase, whose product MNQKRIHRINIHEPGHAHELTYSCYHRYPFLKAERCCQWLADSIANARQKYQFHLWAYVFMPDHVHMIISPNKEFTDLSTIRKAIKQPVGQLAIEYLIQHSPEWLPKITRSRGKKSERLFWQSGGGYDRNIVTSKSLLSMIDYIHANPVRKGLVKQASEWKWSSASWYLNSIDGPLSIDPIPKDWLE is encoded by the coding sequence ATGAATCAAAAGAGAATCCATCGTATTAACATCCACGAACCAGGTCACGCTCATGAACTGACCTACTCATGCTATCACCGTTATCCCTTCTTGAAAGCCGAACGATGCTGTCAGTGGCTGGCTGATTCGATTGCCAATGCACGCCAGAAATATCAGTTTCACCTGTGGGCGTATGTCTTCATGCCGGATCACGTTCACATGATCATCTCTCCCAACAAAGAGTTCACGGATCTTTCAACAATTCGCAAAGCAATCAAACAGCCTGTTGGTCAATTAGCAATCGAATATCTAATTCAACATTCTCCTGAGTGGTTACCAAAAATCACTCGATCACGTGGCAAAAAGTCAGAGCGACTCTTCTGGCAATCCGGGGGAGGATACGATCGGAATATCGTCACTTCAAAATCATTGCTCTCCATGATTGACTATATTCACGCAAATCCCGTTCGCAAAGGTTTGGTGAAGCAAGCTTCCGAATGGAAATGGTCGAGCGCGTCCTGGTATTTGAACTCTATCGATGGGCCACTTTCAATTGATCCGATTCCCAAAGACTGGTTGGAATAA
- a CDS encoding PAAR domain-containing protein: protein MPPAARITDMHTCPMTTGPVPHVGGPIVGPGAATVLIGMLPASILGDMATCVGPPDSLVKGSATVMIMNKPAVRLGDTTAHGGVIVGPGCPTVMIGG from the coding sequence ATGCCTCCAGCTGCAAGAATTACTGATATGCACACCTGTCCGATGACGACTGGGCCGGTGCCTCATGTGGGCGGGCCGATCGTTGGTCCGGGAGCTGCCACAGTCTTGATAGGTATGCTGCCAGCTTCGATTCTAGGAGATATGGCAACCTGTGTCGGGCCTCCCGATTCGCTCGTCAAAGGCTCGGCGACGGTCATGATTATGAACAAGCCAGCCGTTCGATTGGGGGATACTACCGCTCATGGGGGAGTGATCGTCGGGCCGGGATGTCCGACGGTGATGATAGGCGGCTGA
- a CDS encoding FRG domain-containing protein → MATIISNVAELVGVANSLRAEWNGEIWWRGQSSQMYSLMPSVYRNERGTRGEQNLSLRFQQYSRTRHPTCPTHDDYSSWLFLAQHYGLPTRLLDWSESALVAFFFAANGNANTDALLYALHPREMNRITNGDHTLIPVSASPANELFRGAFDDRFNSEKTVAILSHEIDNRMLIQQSAFTLHGTSRDLREIEGASSIIRSYTIPSQSKPQIIAELASLGIRRRTLFPDLNNLAEDLKQLVFSETGFRIA, encoded by the coding sequence ATGGCAACAATTATTTCAAACGTAGCCGAACTCGTTGGTGTTGCCAACTCGTTGCGGGCAGAATGGAACGGAGAAATCTGGTGGCGAGGTCAGTCTTCCCAAATGTATTCTCTGATGCCCAGCGTTTACCGCAATGAACGTGGCACTCGTGGCGAGCAAAATCTGTCGTTGCGATTTCAGCAATATTCTCGTACACGACACCCCACGTGTCCAACGCATGACGATTACAGCTCGTGGTTGTTTTTAGCTCAACACTACGGGTTGCCAACACGACTTCTCGATTGGTCCGAATCCGCACTCGTCGCATTTTTCTTTGCCGCCAATGGCAACGCAAATACTGACGCATTGTTGTACGCGCTGCATCCCCGCGAAATGAATCGAATTACTAATGGTGATCACACGCTGATACCTGTTTCTGCTTCGCCGGCAAATGAGTTATTCCGTGGAGCATTCGATGATAGATTTAACTCTGAAAAAACTGTTGCAATACTGTCCCACGAAATTGATAACCGCATGCTCATCCAGCAAAGTGCATTCACACTTCATGGAACGTCTCGAGATTTGCGGGAAATCGAAGGAGCATCTTCTATTATTCGCAGCTACACAATTCCTTCGCAATCAAAACCACAAATAATTGCCGAACTTGCATCACTTGGCATACGAAGGAGAACACTCTTTCCTGATCTTAATAATCTCGCTGAAGACCTCAAGCAGTTGGTGTTCTCAGAAACAGGCTTTAGAATTGCATAA
- a CDS encoding type VI secretion system tube protein Hcp translates to MAIAHLAILTTATFPTGQNIWTWFDAYTPRTLTNNVASGTIQVTNIEIPGDSLVKPYRSWISIQSFRFDLSARSGSNSYSMSLIKPHDRTSPKLFKYCANDTKISAAVLELTHPDRAIPDKDNRGTDTGSAKHKTTYFLRDVRIRNFMSFGEDTTGTQNTSEEISLTYSGFGVIYDTINDGNVREKFDW, encoded by the coding sequence ATGGCGATTGCACATTTGGCAATATTAACTACGGCAACGTTTCCAACAGGGCAGAATATCTGGACCTGGTTCGATGCGTATACACCTCGAACGTTAACGAATAATGTGGCCTCTGGGACGATTCAGGTTACCAATATTGAAATTCCAGGCGATTCACTGGTTAAACCTTATCGAAGTTGGATTTCGATCCAAAGTTTTCGATTTGATCTTTCAGCCAGATCAGGCTCCAATAGTTACAGCATGTCCCTGATTAAACCTCACGATCGAACCTCTCCGAAACTCTTCAAATACTGTGCGAATGATACGAAAATTAGTGCGGCAGTTCTGGAATTGACTCATCCGGACCGTGCCATCCCCGATAAAGACAATCGTGGGACAGATACGGGATCTGCCAAGCACAAGACGACCTATTTCCTGAGAGATGTCAGAATCCGTAACTTCATGTCTTTTGGTGAGGATACCACTGGCACGCAGAACACATCGGAAGAAATCTCGTTAACTTATTCTGGTTTTGGTGTTATTTACGATACCATTAATGACGGAAATGTCCGCGAGAAATTCGACTGGTAA
- a CDS encoding glycosyltransferase family 2 protein → MLSIIVPVFNEEESLAELRSQISASCTASQIEYEVIFIDDGSSDSSWSIIEKLAGDHPEISGIRFRRNFGKAAALTAGMEAARGEWLMMMDADLQDDPAEIPKFLDKAAEGFDVVNGWKERRLDPWHKVYPSRVFNGMIGKLTGLKLHDHNCGLKLFHSDVAKEIHIYGELHRFIPVLAYSRGFRVTELVVNHRPRQFGHSKYGVIRFLRGFLDLLTVVFLIGYGQRPQHMLGAIGLFFFALGILGFGYLTLIWVLMNIFEAIPITPIGTRPLLAYSTAATILGAQAMSLGLLAELIVANTVHHRATFSVRERVGENTSIDL, encoded by the coding sequence GTGTTGTCGATTATTGTTCCCGTATTCAACGAAGAAGAGTCTCTGGCCGAGCTTCGCTCTCAAATTTCCGCCTCCTGCACAGCCAGTCAAATCGAGTACGAAGTCATCTTCATCGATGATGGCTCATCCGACTCCTCCTGGTCAATCATCGAAAAACTTGCTGGAGACCATCCCGAAATCTCCGGCATCCGCTTCCGTCGCAACTTCGGCAAAGCCGCTGCGCTGACAGCCGGGATGGAAGCCGCTCGGGGCGAGTGGCTCATGATGATGGATGCCGACCTGCAGGACGATCCGGCTGAAATCCCCAAATTCCTCGACAAAGCCGCCGAAGGGTTCGATGTCGTCAACGGTTGGAAAGAACGCCGTCTCGATCCCTGGCACAAGGTCTACCCGAGCCGCGTCTTCAACGGGATGATCGGCAAACTGACCGGCCTCAAACTGCACGACCACAACTGCGGACTCAAACTATTTCACAGCGATGTCGCCAAAGAAATCCACATATACGGCGAACTGCACCGCTTCATCCCCGTACTCGCCTACTCGCGCGGCTTTCGCGTGACCGAACTGGTCGTCAATCACCGCCCCCGTCAATTCGGACATTCCAAATACGGCGTCATCCGATTCCTGCGCGGCTTCCTCGATTTACTGACCGTCGTCTTCCTCATCGGCTACGGACAGCGCCCGCAACATATGCTCGGAGCGATCGGCCTCTTCTTCTTCGCCCTCGGCATCCTCGGCTTCGGCTACCTGACTCTGATTTGGGTCCTCATGAACATCTTCGAAGCCATCCCCATCACCCCCATCGGCACCCGCCCCCTCCTCGCCTACTCCACAGCCGCAACCATCCTCGGAGCCCAAGCCATGTCCCTCGGTTTACTTGCCGAATTGATTGTAGCCAATACGGTTCATCACCGAGCAACGTTCAGTGTTCGAGAACGGGTTGGAGAAAACACTTCGATTGACTTATAA
- a CDS encoding type VI secretion system Vgr family protein codes for MADELSQADRALTIKTPLGDDKFVAISLTGTEGISQPFQFLVDMVSEDQAIEFDKILGKSATFNAKLDDDYERNLNGIVWRFTQGAVSNIEDSILRNYQAELVPWTYFLKLNSNSRIFQEKTPPEIVEQVFKDNGLTDYKLSLKGTYAKQDYCVQYNETDYDFVSRMLEQYGIYYYFNHEASKHTLVLGDAASAYVDLDKSDIEFNGDFSDPIIGEINSWSRRYECITGKVELRDYDYVNPSTALIAKEKTIVKLKSTASMEQYEYAGGFLKTADGKALATVRMEAQEAMHDIASGSGYHPGFQAGGKFKLKTHPVKAEVNAKYVLTSVAHRAQEPIVFASGPIIGTSEKDMPVYWNKFECVPSKVAFRPARITPKPHVAGPQSAVVVGPKAQEIFTNKFGEVKVQFHWDREGKMDDKSSCWIRVAQSWAGGKYGAQFMPRVGNEVIVEYLDGDIDRPIITGSVYNGDNSTIYALPDEQNKSGFKTLSTDKAKAKNFNELRFDDTIGKEEVYFHAERDFNRVVENDDTLKVGFDTKDKGDQTVDIYNNRTVTIDKGDDTLTLKTGSRTVEIKTDDALTVKTGNHTIDIKAGESSITAAKAITLKVGGSMIKIDMQGVTIKGPQILIQGDAKADLKSPMSTVSGDGMLTLKGGMVKIN; via the coding sequence ATGGCGGACGAATTATCACAAGCCGATCGCGCCTTAACCATCAAAACCCCGCTGGGGGATGATAAGTTTGTCGCGATTTCGCTCACGGGAACTGAAGGTATTTCGCAGCCGTTTCAATTTTTGGTCGATATGGTCTCCGAAGATCAGGCCATTGAATTCGATAAAATTCTGGGCAAGTCGGCGACATTCAATGCCAAGCTCGATGACGATTATGAGCGAAATTTAAACGGCATCGTCTGGCGATTTACTCAGGGAGCGGTTTCAAATATCGAGGATTCGATTCTACGGAATTATCAGGCCGAGCTGGTGCCCTGGACTTACTTTCTGAAATTGAATTCGAACAGCCGAATCTTTCAGGAGAAAACGCCGCCAGAAATTGTCGAACAGGTTTTCAAAGATAATGGCTTAACTGACTACAAACTCTCGCTCAAAGGGACCTACGCAAAACAGGACTACTGCGTTCAATACAATGAAACCGATTACGATTTCGTTTCCCGCATGCTCGAACAATACGGCATCTACTATTACTTCAATCATGAAGCCTCCAAACATACGCTCGTTTTAGGCGATGCGGCCAGTGCCTATGTGGATCTTGATAAAAGTGATATCGAATTCAATGGAGATTTCTCAGATCCCATTATCGGAGAAATCAATTCCTGGTCGCGCCGTTATGAATGTATCACCGGGAAAGTGGAACTGCGTGATTACGATTACGTGAATCCCTCGACGGCTCTGATCGCCAAAGAGAAGACAATCGTCAAGCTGAAGTCGACCGCTTCCATGGAGCAGTATGAATACGCAGGCGGTTTTCTGAAAACGGCTGATGGCAAAGCCCTGGCCACCGTTCGTATGGAAGCTCAGGAAGCGATGCACGATATCGCTTCGGGCTCTGGATATCATCCGGGCTTTCAGGCGGGTGGAAAATTCAAATTGAAAACTCATCCCGTCAAAGCTGAAGTCAATGCCAAGTATGTTTTAACATCCGTCGCACATCGTGCTCAAGAACCGATCGTGTTTGCATCGGGTCCCATCATCGGCACCAGCGAAAAAGACATGCCGGTCTACTGGAATAAATTCGAATGTGTTCCGAGCAAAGTCGCCTTCCGTCCCGCACGCATCACTCCCAAACCTCATGTGGCTGGCCCCCAGTCCGCAGTTGTTGTGGGACCGAAAGCGCAGGAGATTTTCACCAACAAATTCGGTGAAGTGAAAGTCCAGTTCCATTGGGACCGCGAAGGCAAAATGGACGACAAAAGTTCCTGCTGGATTCGCGTGGCTCAAAGCTGGGCCGGTGGGAAATATGGGGCTCAGTTCATGCCTCGTGTCGGGAATGAAGTGATTGTCGAATATCTCGATGGAGACATCGACCGGCCGATTATCACAGGCAGTGTTTATAACGGTGATAACAGTACGATCTATGCCTTGCCCGATGAGCAAAATAAATCAGGATTCAAAACGCTCTCGACCGATAAAGCGAAAGCCAAGAACTTTAACGAACTCCGCTTCGACGACACGATTGGCAAAGAGGAAGTCTATTTCCATGCCGAGCGGGACTTCAATCGCGTCGTTGAAAATGACGACACTCTCAAAGTCGGCTTCGATACGAAAGACAAGGGCGATCAGACGGTCGACATCTACAATAATCGCACCGTCACCATCGATAAAGGGGATGACACACTCACCCTGAAAACCGGCTCTCGAACCGTTGAAATCAAAACCGATGACGCACTCACCGTCAAAACCGGTAACCATACCATCGATATCAAAGCGGGCGAAAGCTCCATCACAGCCGCCAAGGCAATCACTCTGAAAGTCGGAGGTAGCATGATCAAAATCGACATGCAGGGAGTGACCATTAAAGGCCCGCAAATTTTAATTCAGGGAGATGCTAAAGCAGACCTGAAATCTCCGATGTCCACCGTTTCCGGCGATGGCATGCTGACCCTCAAAGGGGGCATGGTGAAGATCAATTGA